From the Gallaecimonas mangrovi genome, one window contains:
- a CDS encoding putative glycolipid-binding domain-containing protein gives MDMLWKGPWQSLEHLSFNHHDLDGTVLGLYEGDPFAIDYEIRCFSSWRTRQATVIPKGGMPVQIMGDGEGCWTMDGAPQPQWQGCLDVDLGFTLATNMLPIRRLDLTVGDDKTIKVIWYRFPQGRFEVIEQNYAHLAPRLYRYTNLSTGFTAELSIDDNGMVKDYGELWCQLR, from the coding sequence ATGGATATGTTGTGGAAAGGTCCCTGGCAAAGCTTAGAGCACTTGAGTTTTAATCATCACGATCTGGACGGCACCGTACTTGGCCTCTACGAAGGCGACCCTTTTGCTATTGATTACGAGATCCGCTGTTTTTCCAGCTGGCGCACCCGGCAAGCAACCGTTATTCCTAAAGGCGGCATGCCGGTGCAAATTATGGGAGACGGGGAGGGCTGCTGGACGATGGATGGTGCCCCGCAGCCGCAGTGGCAAGGTTGTTTGGATGTTGACCTTGGCTTCACCCTTGCCACCAACATGCTGCCTATTCGGCGCTTAGACTTAACGGTTGGCGACGATAAAACCATTAAGGTTATTTGGTACCGCTTTCCCCAGGGCCGCTTTGAAGTCATAGAGCAAAACTACGCACATTTAGCACCGCGGCTTTACCGCTACACCAACCTTTCTACCGGCTTTACAGCCGAACTTAGCATCGACGATAACGGCATGGTTAAAGACTATGGCGAATTGTGGTGCCAGCTACGTTGA
- a CDS encoding DNA-binding protein, with amino-acid sequence MQRNPLGQQLRANRDNVWKAAQTLVDQGAQPSVNNVRQWLGGGSNSSISRYLQEWHASSQEERSVRLATPLHLQQSLDSLFQQMEQEKAAAINAAEKALVDRLAKLEHDKAEANSELAKTQQQLAETAAALAKKEQQLGDVQTELAQQQKLLSESQRQLALVRQQASQWQREAEDNRAQVNHLFHQQQHFQERWQAEAAKRQEATEEARWQWQNEKQQLNVAVEEAREEIRNLNGILVEYQRKASAVDDIQRVADQHQQAYQQAAQEIKQLQLRLADVLPQRDFAEQMRQQQQLLAQLFDDVSFLTEQVKKRQQLKSELEALKSSLGGA; translated from the coding sequence ATGCAACGTAACCCCTTGGGCCAGCAACTTCGGGCAAATCGAGACAACGTATGGAAAGCCGCTCAGACCTTGGTTGACCAGGGGGCGCAGCCTTCAGTGAATAATGTACGCCAGTGGTTAGGGGGCGGCTCCAATAGTTCTATTAGCCGTTATCTGCAGGAATGGCATGCCTCTTCCCAAGAGGAAAGAAGTGTAAGGCTTGCTACACCTTTACACTTGCAGCAGTCGCTGGATTCGCTTTTTCAGCAAATGGAACAAGAGAAAGCGGCGGCAATTAATGCGGCAGAAAAGGCCTTGGTAGACCGGCTAGCCAAGCTTGAACACGACAAGGCTGAAGCAAACAGTGAGCTTGCAAAAACGCAGCAGCAATTAGCTGAAACAGCCGCAGCACTGGCAAAGAAAGAACAGCAGCTAGGTGATGTGCAAACCGAGTTGGCGCAGCAACAGAAGCTGCTGTCAGAAAGTCAGCGGCAGTTGGCCTTGGTTCGCCAACAAGCGAGCCAATGGCAACGGGAAGCCGAAGATAACAGGGCGCAAGTTAATCATCTTTTTCACCAGCAGCAACATTTTCAAGAACGTTGGCAAGCAGAAGCCGCTAAGCGCCAGGAAGCAACTGAAGAAGCACGTTGGCAATGGCAAAATGAAAAACAACAGCTCAATGTTGCTGTCGAAGAAGCGCGGGAGGAAATTCGTAACCTCAATGGCATCTTGGTGGAGTATCAACGCAAGGCCAGTGCTGTTGATGACATTCAGCGTGTTGCCGACCAACACCAACAGGCCTATCAGCAGGCAGCACAAGAAATTAAGCAGCTTCAGCTAAGGCTTGCTGATGTATTGCCGCAGCGCGACTTCGCTGAACAAATGCGCCAGCAGCAACAGCTACTGGCTCAGCTTTTTGACGATGTTAGCTTTCTCACCGAACAAGTGAAGAAACGCCAGCAACTAAAAAGTGAGTTAGAAGCCCTTAAATCCTCGTTAGGTGGCGCGTGA
- a CDS encoding methyl-accepting chemotaxis protein yields MFQEKKRWLEQVDALQQAAATYRHELAAIKNNIGFISFASDGTIEEVNDMFCQVTGYSQSELVGHHHGMLCDEKYRSSNEYRKFWQDLAAGIPQKGQFNRVRKDKAVIWLEATYFPVIDDTGSVSKVIKIASDITENYLALQEKNAISKAVDLSQAIIEFTPDGYVLNANSNFLHCFGYELHQVQGKHHKMFCKPAFYEKNPQFWKRLQSGQHFVGKFERVKANGNAVWLEATYNPIFNEAGKVYKIIKFASDITNRVYQLQQAAEVAATTSEETSQITTNAKNALVDAVTASEHISEQVKAARKTSTTMQSHSSAITEIVSTIRAIAEQTNLLALNAAIEAARAGEQGRGFAVVADEVRKLATRTGEATEEISKVVLANSELINTIVKQMDGITAEAGQGQHMISAINQGMEEVEKGVSDFTRLVHELTMAV; encoded by the coding sequence ATGTTTCAAGAAAAAAAGCGATGGCTTGAGCAGGTAGACGCTCTACAACAAGCGGCCGCCACCTACCGGCATGAACTGGCTGCAATCAAGAACAACATCGGTTTTATTAGCTTCGCGTCTGATGGCACCATTGAGGAAGTTAACGACATGTTTTGCCAGGTCACTGGCTATTCCCAAAGTGAATTGGTTGGCCATCACCATGGCATGCTTTGCGATGAAAAATACCGGTCATCCAATGAATATCGAAAATTCTGGCAAGACCTGGCAGCGGGTATTCCGCAAAAAGGTCAATTTAACCGCGTGCGAAAAGACAAAGCCGTTATTTGGTTAGAGGCCACTTATTTTCCTGTTATCGATGACACTGGCAGTGTCAGTAAAGTGATAAAAATAGCGTCGGACATCACCGAAAATTACCTTGCCCTGCAAGAAAAAAATGCGATATCGAAGGCTGTTGACCTTTCTCAGGCCATTATTGAGTTCACCCCAGACGGCTACGTGCTTAATGCAAACAGCAACTTTCTGCATTGCTTCGGATATGAACTGCACCAGGTGCAGGGAAAACACCATAAAATGTTTTGCAAACCGGCTTTTTATGAGAAAAACCCCCAGTTTTGGAAGCGATTACAATCAGGCCAGCATTTTGTTGGGAAATTCGAGCGCGTTAAAGCCAATGGCAATGCTGTTTGGCTAGAGGCTACCTATAACCCCATTTTTAATGAAGCCGGCAAGGTCTATAAAATCATTAAATTTGCCAGCGATATTACTAACCGTGTTTACCAACTGCAGCAAGCGGCTGAAGTAGCCGCTACCACCTCAGAAGAAACCTCGCAAATAACAACCAATGCCAAGAACGCTTTGGTTGACGCGGTAACGGCGTCTGAACATATTTCAGAGCAAGTAAAAGCCGCTCGAAAAACCAGTACCACCATGCAATCACATTCCTCTGCTATCACCGAGATTGTTTCCACCATCAGGGCAATTGCTGAGCAAACCAATTTATTGGCGCTGAATGCCGCTATCGAAGCGGCCCGCGCCGGAGAACAAGGCCGTGGCTTTGCGGTGGTGGCTGACGAGGTAAGAAAACTCGCCACCCGAACAGGCGAAGCCACAGAAGAAATTTCAAAGGTGGTATTAGCCAACAGCGAGCTTATTAATACCATCGTTAAACAAATGGACGGCATTACCGCTGAAGCTGGCCAAGGCCAGCATATGATTTCGGCGATTAATCAGGGGATGGAAGAGGTTGAAAAAGGGGTCAGTGATTTCACCCGCTTGGTGCATGAACTAACCATGGCCGTTTAA
- the pepE gene encoding dipeptidase PepE, producing the protein MRALLLSASREGDTPFLAHALPLIDKLLAEDERELLFVPFAGVTLDWDQYSAKVAQALAPLRITVTGIHTVDDPLAAIAKAKAIAIGGGNTFRLLTELYQRQLLGAIAERVKGGSLPYIGWSAGSNVAGKSIRTTNDMPIVYPPSFDALGLLPLQINPHFSNYIQPGHNGETRTDRLNEFLTLCPEEKVACLPEGTALALDGKQMTLLGNKEAYLMAFNDTQTAEPATDITHWLRP; encoded by the coding sequence GTGCGTGCTCTGTTGTTATCCGCCTCCCGTGAAGGTGACACCCCGTTCTTGGCTCATGCTTTACCGCTGATTGATAAACTGCTTGCAGAAGATGAACGTGAATTGCTCTTTGTACCCTTCGCCGGGGTGACACTGGATTGGGACCAATACAGCGCTAAAGTCGCCCAAGCATTAGCGCCACTGAGAATTACCGTAACCGGCATTCATACTGTTGACGATCCCCTTGCGGCCATTGCCAAAGCCAAGGCCATTGCCATTGGTGGCGGTAATACCTTCAGGCTTTTGACCGAGCTTTATCAGCGCCAACTGCTGGGCGCTATCGCTGAACGCGTTAAAGGCGGTTCGCTGCCCTATATTGGTTGGAGTGCCGGTTCAAATGTGGCAGGTAAAAGCATTCGCACCACCAATGATATGCCCATTGTTTACCCGCCAAGCTTCGATGCCCTCGGCCTATTACCGCTGCAAATTAATCCCCATTTCAGTAACTACATACAGCCAGGCCATAACGGCGAAACACGTACCGACAGACTCAACGAATTTCTCACCCTCTGCCCAGAAGAAAAAGTGGCTTGCCTACCCGAAGGGACGGCCCTGGCACTTGATGGCAAGCAAATGACACTTTTAGGTAATAAAGAAGCGTATTTAATGGCATTTAACGATACGCAAACCGCTGAGCCTGCAACCGACATCACACATTGGCTGCGCCCGTAG
- the htpX gene encoding protease HtpX → MKRVLLFLATNLAVILVLSVVLNLVMAALGVQYYSIGGYLVIAVVFGFGGSFISLFMSKWIAKRSVGAYVIEQPRDQMEQWLVNTVARQAQAAGVKMPEVAIYDSPDMNAFATGPSKNNSLIAVSTGLLYKMDRDEVEAVLGHEMSHVANGDMVTMTLIQGVLNTFVIFLARVIAGVISNAMRGNDQQGQGLGGLAYFAVVMVLELVFGIVASVIVAWFSRQREYRADAGGAQLAGRQKMISALERLGRAHEEPHLEGQLAAFGIQGGKRTLGELLMSHPPIEKRIAALRGM, encoded by the coding sequence GTGAAACGCGTCCTTTTATTCCTGGCAACCAACCTGGCAGTGATCCTGGTATTGTCGGTGGTCCTCAATCTGGTGATGGCCGCTTTGGGGGTGCAGTATTACTCCATCGGCGGTTATCTGGTTATTGCTGTTGTTTTCGGTTTTGGTGGCAGCTTTATTTCACTGTTTATGTCGAAATGGATCGCCAAGCGTTCCGTTGGCGCCTATGTGATTGAGCAGCCCCGAGACCAAATGGAGCAGTGGCTGGTTAATACCGTTGCCCGTCAAGCGCAGGCGGCAGGTGTAAAAATGCCAGAAGTGGCGATTTACGACTCACCTGATATGAACGCTTTTGCCACTGGCCCCAGCAAAAACAACTCGCTTATCGCCGTATCAACCGGTCTTTTATACAAAATGGACCGCGATGAGGTTGAGGCGGTGCTGGGCCATGAGATGTCCCACGTGGCTAACGGTGACATGGTCACCATGACCTTGATCCAGGGTGTGCTCAATACCTTTGTTATCTTCTTGGCAAGGGTCATCGCCGGGGTTATCTCCAATGCCATGCGTGGTAACGACCAGCAGGGCCAAGGCCTGGGCGGTTTGGCGTATTTTGCGGTAGTGATGGTACTGGAACTGGTGTTTGGTATTGTCGCCTCGGTTATTGTTGCCTGGTTCTCTCGCCAGCGGGAATATCGCGCTGATGCCGGTGGTGCACAATTGGCCGGCCGCCAGAAGATGATCAGTGCTCTCGAGCGCTTAGGGCGGGCCCATGAAGAGCCGCATTTGGAAGGGCAACTGGCCGCTTTTGGTATTCAAGGGGGCAAACGCACCCTGGGTGAATTGCTGATGAGTCACCCACCCATCGAGAAACGTATCGCTGCCCTTCGCGGTATGTAG
- a CDS encoding DEAD/DEAH box helicase — protein sequence MFMKLRPYQQQAVQATVNYFKKNREPALIVLPTGAGKSLVIAELARLAKGRVLMLTHVAELVAQNAAKYAQVRTDGSIYAAGLKARDAEGKVVFASIQSVAPNLRQFDSDFSLVIIDECHRISADEQSQYLKVLKHFQSSFVLGLTATPYRLDGGWLYQFHVAGQVRSTASKLFKYCVYELPLRTLIKDGFLTPVQMVPAPAIRYQFAEQISHWTQAELDKALAGQGKLTPAIVKHLLELSRQRRGVMIFAATRKHAREIIAELPEKQAALILGDTPVAERQGLIAAFKAQQLKYLVNVSVLTTGFDAPHVDVIALMRPTESVSLFQQMVGRGLRLYDGKEDCLVLDYAGSGFDLFSPEIGEPRPPGTVPVTVPCPVCDFQNTFWGKVDDDGDIIEHFGRRCQGMTGPDKQCDFRFRSRLCPHCGGEADIAARHCPHCQQALVDVDKQLREAMKNRQQHLFRVADWQLTLNGELLEVCYRDIEGQPFKESLKLKSKGLRRFLVEANRAPGVHFIPDDARLVGHLAALRPPKFLLLKQQKGWRLESRLFDYQGRIADHQS from the coding sequence ATTTTCATGAAATTACGGCCCTATCAGCAACAAGCCGTGCAAGCTACCGTCAATTACTTCAAAAAAAACCGCGAACCGGCGCTGATTGTTTTACCTACCGGTGCCGGTAAAAGTTTGGTAATAGCTGAGTTGGCGAGGCTGGCCAAAGGGCGAGTATTAATGCTGACCCATGTGGCTGAGTTGGTTGCTCAAAATGCCGCGAAATACGCCCAGGTGAGAACCGACGGCAGTATTTATGCCGCAGGCCTGAAGGCGAGAGATGCCGAGGGCAAGGTGGTTTTTGCCTCTATTCAATCGGTGGCGCCTAACCTCAGGCAATTTGATAGCGACTTTTCGTTGGTGATTATTGATGAGTGCCACCGCATAAGCGCTGATGAGCAAAGCCAATATCTTAAGGTGCTAAAGCATTTCCAAAGCAGCTTTGTACTAGGACTGACCGCTACGCCTTATCGTCTTGATGGTGGCTGGCTTTATCAGTTTCATGTGGCAGGACAGGTGCGAAGTACCGCTAGCAAGCTTTTTAAATACTGCGTGTATGAACTGCCACTGCGTACCCTTATCAAAGACGGTTTTTTAACGCCGGTACAGATGGTGCCAGCCCCTGCTATTCGTTATCAGTTTGCAGAGCAAATTAGTCACTGGACTCAAGCTGAATTAGATAAAGCATTGGCAGGGCAGGGGAAATTAACCCCCGCTATTGTGAAGCACTTGCTTGAACTCAGCCGGCAACGCCGCGGGGTGATGATTTTTGCCGCTACCCGCAAGCATGCGCGAGAGATCATTGCCGAACTGCCTGAGAAGCAGGCGGCGCTGATATTAGGCGATACGCCAGTGGCTGAACGCCAAGGGCTGATCGCGGCCTTTAAAGCCCAACAGCTGAAATATCTGGTCAACGTGTCGGTGTTAACCACTGGCTTTGACGCTCCGCATGTGGACGTTATAGCGTTGATGCGACCAACTGAGTCGGTGTCACTGTTCCAGCAAATGGTGGGCCGGGGGCTGCGTTTATACGACGGCAAAGAAGATTGCCTAGTACTTGACTATGCCGGTTCTGGCTTTGATTTATTCAGCCCTGAAATTGGCGAGCCACGCCCCCCGGGCACCGTGCCGGTTACTGTGCCTTGCCCTGTCTGTGATTTTCAAAATACCTTCTGGGGGAAGGTGGATGACGATGGCGACATCATTGAACACTTCGGGCGCCGCTGCCAGGGCATGACGGGCCCCGATAAGCAATGTGACTTTCGCTTTCGTTCGCGCCTTTGTCCTCATTGTGGTGGCGAGGCCGATATTGCGGCACGGCATTGCCCACACTGCCAGCAGGCGCTGGTGGATGTGGACAAGCAGTTAAGAGAGGCGATGAAAAATCGCCAGCAGCATCTATTTCGTGTGGCTGATTGGCAATTAACCTTAAATGGCGAGCTGTTAGAGGTTTGCTATCGCGATATTGAGGGGCAACCGTTTAAAGAGTCTCTCAAACTTAAAAGCAAAGGGCTGCGGCGTTTCCTTGTGGAAGCAAACCGCGCGCCCGGTGTGCACTTTATTCCTGATGATGCTCGTTTGGTTGGGCATTTAGCTGCGCTGCGCCCACCCAAGTTTTTGCTGTTAAAACAGCAAAAAGGCTGGCGCCTTGAAAGCCGGCTTTTTGACTACCAAGGCCGGATAGCCGATCACCAGTCTTAA
- a CDS encoding NlpC/P60 family protein, which produces MKKALLLFLCLGLSACASKAPPPAPAANPQAANTVVEKLHQQYRHWRGVKYRLGGTSKSGVDCSAFTQITFMQQFATPLKRTTSEQVHQGHWVSQAKLKPGDLVFFKIRGYRHVGIYQGGGFFLHASTSLGVTVSSIKDPYWQAHYWTARRILQ; this is translated from the coding sequence ATGAAAAAGGCGCTGTTGCTGTTTTTGTGTTTAGGGTTATCAGCCTGTGCCAGCAAGGCACCACCACCGGCACCCGCTGCTAATCCCCAGGCTGCTAACACTGTTGTTGAAAAGCTGCATCAGCAATACCGGCATTGGCGCGGCGTGAAATACCGCTTGGGGGGAACCAGTAAAAGCGGCGTCGATTGTTCTGCCTTTACCCAAATCACTTTCATGCAGCAATTTGCCACCCCCCTTAAACGCACCACTTCAGAGCAAGTGCACCAGGGCCATTGGGTTTCGCAAGCAAAACTCAAACCGGGCGATCTGGTGTTTTTCAAGATCCGCGGTTACCGGCATGTTGGCATTTATCAGGGCGGTGGCTTTTTCCTGCATGCATCAACCAGCCTTGGCGTTACGGTCTCATCGATAAAAGACCCGTACTGGCAGGCCCATTATTGGACGGCGCGGCGAATACTCCAGTAA
- a CDS encoding FKBP-type peptidyl-prolyl cis-trans isomerase — protein MADYQTTEQKASYGVGRQMGDQLAQQAFDGLDIPAVQQGLADALRGEEFAIAPDEINAAFDVIRTRLEAEDKARHAAFIAANEAFLADNAKKDGVTVTDSGLQYEVLTEGNGAVPTAADKVKVHYHGTLPDGTVFDSSVSRGEPISFPVTGVIKGWVEALQLMPVGSKWRLAIPHDLAYGEQGAGGAIPPFATLVFEVELLDIE, from the coding sequence ATGGCTGATTATCAAACCACAGAACAGAAAGCCAGCTACGGTGTAGGCCGCCAGATGGGCGACCAGTTAGCCCAACAAGCCTTTGACGGCCTCGACATTCCTGCCGTTCAGCAAGGTCTGGCCGATGCTCTGCGCGGCGAAGAGTTCGCCATTGCTCCCGACGAAATCAACGCCGCTTTTGACGTTATTCGTACTCGCTTAGAAGCAGAAGACAAAGCCCGTCATGCCGCTTTTATTGCCGCCAACGAAGCCTTCTTGGCCGACAATGCCAAAAAAGACGGTGTAACCGTTACCGATTCTGGCTTGCAGTATGAAGTGCTGACCGAAGGCAATGGCGCCGTGCCGACTGCCGCTGACAAAGTAAAAGTGCATTATCACGGCACTCTGCCTGACGGTACTGTTTTCGACAGCTCTGTTTCTCGCGGCGAGCCTATCAGCTTCCCGGTTACCGGTGTGATTAAAGGCTGGGTTGAAGCCCTGCAACTGATGCCTGTCGGTTCCAAATGGCGTTTGGCCATTCCTCACGACTTGGCCTACGGCGAGCAAGGCGCGGGTGGTGCTATTCCGCCTTTCGCCACCTTAGTATTTGAAGTCGAACTTCTCGACATCGAGTAA
- a CDS encoding alpha/beta hydrolase: MDYLPHQIVETGANITASVIWLHGLGASGDDFVPMVPELGLPAGAGVRFIFPNAPAIPVTVNGGYVMPAWYDILSLDIERKLNQSQLQASSHAIQALIEREIARGISSEHIVVAGFSQGGAVAYEAALSFGKPLAGLLALSTYFATRQSVNVSAANQSLPVAIYHGTQDPVVPELLGQQAKAALQQKGLAPHYRTYPMEHCLCFEQVKDIGQWLTKVLALK; the protein is encoded by the coding sequence ATGGACTATTTACCTCACCAAATCGTCGAGACTGGGGCCAATATCACCGCATCAGTTATATGGCTGCATGGGCTTGGTGCCAGCGGCGACGACTTCGTGCCCATGGTGCCAGAACTGGGTTTACCGGCAGGTGCTGGCGTGCGTTTTATTTTCCCTAATGCGCCAGCCATACCGGTGACAGTAAACGGCGGTTATGTGATGCCCGCCTGGTATGACATTCTGAGTTTAGATATCGAGCGAAAGCTGAACCAAAGCCAGCTTCAGGCGTCAAGCCATGCTATTCAGGCGCTGATTGAACGGGAAATCGCACGCGGTATCAGCAGCGAACACATTGTTGTTGCCGGCTTTTCCCAAGGTGGCGCCGTAGCCTATGAAGCGGCATTAAGTTTTGGCAAACCCTTGGCCGGTTTGCTTGCACTTTCCACCTATTTTGCCACCCGCCAAAGCGTCAACGTCAGTGCTGCCAACCAATCACTGCCAGTGGCAATTTACCACGGCACACAAGACCCGGTAGTGCCAGAGCTTCTTGGCCAGCAAGCAAAGGCTGCGCTGCAGCAAAAAGGCCTTGCCCCCCACTATCGCACTTATCCGATGGAGCATTGCCTATGCTTTGAGCAAGTTAAAGATATCGGCCAGTGGCTAACGAAAGTGTTAGCGCTTAAATAA
- a CDS encoding tyrosine-type recombinase/integrase, giving the protein MKLPALPDNWLQAATAASTRHQYSAGLKQFIIAGFTLPATPSQLTRYLGLKGAQLSVSTLRSHISAVKAWHRQQGFSDPVNEDVRLAFKALSRLKKGSDKKKAASLTRQQINALLGDCLADALFGARDGLMISLGLAGALRRSELAALRFEDVETTDAGLRLHIRFSKTDQTGQGKYLTLPALPKPLDPVAWLQCWQQQSGLTSGPLLRRINRHQQVQEGSMTTHGLNHALQKRAQRLGLKGVSCHSLRRSFATLAVRNGVSLVDVAAVGRWQSLDSLKEYVDSAPKEAIAKAFS; this is encoded by the coding sequence GTGAAGCTACCGGCATTGCCTGACAACTGGCTGCAAGCGGCGACGGCAGCCAGTACTCGTCACCAATACAGTGCGGGCTTAAAGCAGTTTATTATCGCCGGTTTCACCTTGCCGGCGACCCCTAGCCAGTTAACACGCTATTTAGGTTTAAAAGGGGCACAGTTATCGGTAAGCACGCTTCGAAGCCACATCAGTGCGGTTAAAGCCTGGCATCGCCAACAGGGGTTTAGCGATCCGGTAAATGAAGATGTGCGCTTGGCTTTTAAGGCCCTAAGCCGCCTTAAAAAGGGCAGTGACAAGAAAAAAGCCGCAAGCCTTACGCGGCAGCAAATTAATGCCTTGCTGGGCGACTGCTTGGCGGATGCATTATTCGGTGCCAGAGACGGTTTGATGATAAGCCTTGGCCTGGCAGGAGCGCTTCGCCGGTCTGAGCTGGCCGCCTTACGATTTGAGGACGTTGAAACAACTGATGCCGGGTTAAGGCTGCACATCCGTTTTTCAAAAACGGATCAAACCGGCCAAGGTAAATATCTTACGCTGCCAGCACTACCAAAGCCTCTAGATCCGGTAGCTTGGTTACAGTGCTGGCAGCAACAAAGTGGCCTGACATCTGGGCCATTGCTGCGCCGTATTAATCGGCATCAACAGGTTCAAGAAGGCAGCATGACCACTCACGGCTTAAACCATGCGCTGCAGAAAAGGGCACAACGGCTGGGGCTAAAAGGCGTGAGCTGTCATAGTCTTCGCCGCAGTTTTGCCACCCTAGCAGTACGTAATGGCGTGAGTTTAGTGGATGTTGCCGCTGTTGGCCGCTGGCAAAGCCTGGACAGTTTAAAAGAATATGTCGATAGCGCCCCGAAAGAAGCCATTGCTAAGGCATTTTCATGA